From Delphinus delphis chromosome X, mDelDel1.2, whole genome shotgun sequence, a single genomic window includes:
- the COX7B gene encoding cytochrome c oxidase subunit 7B, mitochondrial, whose protein sequence is MFPLAKNALSRLGVRSIPQTMARQSHQKRAPDFHDKYGNAVLASGATFCVAVWAYTATQIGIEWNLSPVGRVTPKEWREQ, encoded by the exons ATGTTTCCCTTGGCCAAAAACGCACTAAGTCGTCTCGGAG TTCGAAGCATTCCGCAAACAATGGCAAGGCAGAGCCACCAGAAGCGGGCACCTGATTTCCATGACAAATATGGTAATGCTGTATTAGCAAGTGGAGCCACTTTCTGTGTTGCTGTATGGGCATAT ACAGCAACACAAATTGGAATAGAATGGAACCTGTCCCCTGTTGGCAGAGTCACCCCAAAGGAATGGAGAGAACAGTGA